The genomic DNA GACATCCCGGAGGATGGTGAACCTCGGCCCGCAGTTGGTGCAGTTGACGAAGGCGTGACGGTAGCGGCGGCCGGCCGGATCGAACAGCTCGGCCAGGCAGTCGGCGCAGGTCGCGACATCGGGGGAGACCAGTGCCGCCCGCTCGCCCCCTTCCTCGCTGCCGGCGATGTGGAAACCGCGGTCCCCGCGCGCGGGCAGCGCGGTGACGGTGACACGGTGGATCACCGCCAGCGGCGGCGCCTGTCCCCGCAGCTCCTCCTGGAAGCGCGCGATGTTCTCCCCCGGACCCTCGGCCTCGATGAACACGCCCGCGCCGTCGTTGCCCACCCGGCCCGACAGCGCCAGCCGCCGGGCCAGGGAATGGATGTAGGGGCGGAAGCCCACTCCCTGCACGATCCCCTCGACCCGGATCTCGATCCGGGTCGAGGGTTCGGCCGGTCCACTGCTCATGCGCCCATGCTTCCCGTGATCACCGGGGAGGGGGCGGCCGGGCGCGCGGCCCCGGCAAGAAGGTTACGTCCATGATCAGACCTTTACTCCGGCCAGCGGTCCGTAAGGTGTCGGCTTTGTCGTTACTCATCGTAATCTGACAACTACCGTAAATAACGGAGTGTCAATATGTCAGTGACATCGATCATGCAACTAGCCGTCGGTGAGGCCTTCGACCGGCGTGATCGCGCCGGCCGCGCCCTCGCGGACGACTCCGAGCGCATCGCGCGGGCATGCCACGCCATGGCGGCCCGATTTCGTCTCGGCGGAAAGCTGATCGTCTTCGGCAACGGCGGCGGCGGTGCGGACGCGGCCCACATCGCGGTGGAATTCATGCATCCGGTCATCATGGGCAAGAGGGCCCTGCCCGCACTCGCGCTGAGCAACGACTCCGCCACGGTCACCGGGGTGAGCAACCGCGAAGGACTCACCGAGACCTTCGCCCACCAGCTGCACCGCTGGGCGGACCCGGCGGACATGGCGCTGGGCGTCTCCCGGGACGGCCGCTGCGCGAACGTCCTGCGGGGTCTGGAGATGGCCAAGACACTGGGCCTGTTCACCCTCGCCCTCACCGGCGGCGACGGAGGCCCCATCGCGCTGAGCCCGGCGGCCGACCACGTCCTGATCGCCGCCTCCGACGATCCCGCCGTGGTCAAGGAGATCCACGTGACCACCTACCACGTGCTGTGGGAACTGGTGCACGTGTTCTTCGAGCTGCCCGGCCCGCTCGGCGGCGAGCCCGCGGCGGGGGTGACCGGATGAACGGGCCCGCGGACTGTTCCACGGACGGCTGCGTCACCTGCTCCGACGAGGCCGTACCGATGACGGTGATCCGGCTGGTCGATCCGGGGCTGGCGGTCGTCGGCACCGGTGGCGCCGACGAGGAGGTGAGCGTGGCGCTGGTCGACGCGGCCGTGGGCGACACCGTCCTCGTGCACGCCAAGGAGGCCATCGCCGTGATCGGGAGAGGAGACGGTGATGAGCACGCTTGACGAACCACCCGCCGAGGGTGTGCGGGAGCTGTACCCCTTCCTGTACGAGGGCCGTAACGACATCCAGTCG from Streptosporangium sp. NBC_01756 includes the following:
- a CDS encoding D-sedoheptulose-7-phosphate isomerase — translated: MSVTSIMQLAVGEAFDRRDRAGRALADDSERIARACHAMAARFRLGGKLIVFGNGGGGADAAHIAVEFMHPVIMGKRALPALALSNDSATVTGVSNREGLTETFAHQLHRWADPADMALGVSRDGRCANVLRGLEMAKTLGLFTLALTGGDGGPIALSPAADHVLIAASDDPAVVKEIHVTTYHVLWELVHVFFELPGPLGGEPAAGVTG
- a CDS encoding HypC/HybG/HupF family hydrogenase formation chaperone produces the protein MNGPADCSTDGCVTCSDEAVPMTVIRLVDPGLAVVGTGGADEEVSVALVDAAVGDTVLVHAKEAIAVIGRGDGDEHA